The Sphingomonas sp. LY54 genome includes a region encoding these proteins:
- a CDS encoding TonB-dependent receptor domain-containing protein: MPKPLTLGSLLLLTTALWTPAALAQDVAEQGLPDTGDALAQAQEPVDESVDISAPGMDGGEDIVVTGRYIPQPVRATPQVISVLSTEDIARTGDGDIAGALQRVTGLSVVGNGYVYVRGLGDRYSLALLNGLALPSPEPLRRVVPLDIFPTSVLASAVVQKSYSVNYPGEFGGGVINLTTSAIPEDSFLSIGGSISGDTETTGQLGYTYYGSDTDWTGFDDGSRDIPPLLKQAMNSGTLINEGATFSRRDIQDMAAGLANASTSLIQRNKNIPANFSGDISGGKSWDIGDSRVGLIASFGYNNSWRTRDAIQQTGGLNTVATDFRSVRSDNRIVVNGLIGLGAEIGEHKLRWTNLYIRDTLKQARLSSGYSLSVGDPDPALPPQLIRQGSAWFERQLINTQFVGEFDFDLVKMDIRAGYANSQRESPYEREFSYAYSTDANDYVNNLTATGQSASISFSDLNEDVYNLGADFSYDLPTPFDASLGFGLAYLNTKRTSSRRDFAFRPANTLNLAVSQQRPDYLLSDYNIYTYDILMVETSALAGAAAYEADLEVFGTYLQLTAEPVDGVRFSGGVRYEDGVQGVTQIDLFNQGGLVQTRPLHKSYFLPAATVTWNFAEDMQLRFNASKTLARPQFRELAPQIYLDIDSDRQFVGNPFLIDSELLNAEARYEWYFGRDQRFSVAGFFKRIDNPIEAVAAFAGGGTLQTTFANAPKADLYGVEVELQKYFPLEGLGGDFFAARRAVAIANYTYSDSKLKVKDGDQTLLNDNRGFRPASEVFGDGDPLTGQSKHIANLQFGLENTDRLSQQTLLVTYASNRVTNRGPVLGSIRQADIVEKPGLRLDFVAREGIELFGAELELKFEARNLLGTKFSEYQQDEIRITNNEYDLGTSFSLGLGLRF; this comes from the coding sequence GCCCGATACCGGCGACGCGCTCGCCCAGGCGCAGGAGCCGGTGGACGAGTCGGTCGACATCTCCGCGCCCGGCATGGACGGCGGCGAGGACATCGTCGTCACCGGCCGCTACATCCCCCAGCCGGTCCGCGCCACGCCCCAGGTCATCTCGGTCCTGTCGACCGAGGATATCGCCCGCACCGGCGACGGCGACATTGCCGGCGCGCTGCAGCGCGTCACCGGCCTCAGCGTCGTCGGCAACGGCTACGTCTATGTCCGCGGCCTCGGCGACCGCTATTCGCTGGCTTTGCTCAACGGCCTCGCTCTGCCGTCGCCCGAGCCGCTGCGCCGCGTCGTCCCGCTCGACATCTTCCCGACCAGCGTGCTCGCCAGCGCGGTCGTGCAGAAGAGCTATTCGGTCAATTATCCCGGCGAGTTCGGCGGCGGCGTCATCAATCTCACCACCTCGGCGATCCCCGAGGATTCGTTCCTCTCGATCGGCGGCAGCATCAGCGGCGACACCGAGACCACCGGCCAGCTCGGCTACACTTATTATGGCAGCGACACCGACTGGACCGGCTTCGACGACGGTTCGCGCGACATTCCGCCGTTGCTCAAGCAGGCGATGAACAGCGGTACCTTGATCAACGAAGGCGCCACCTTCAGCCGCCGCGACATCCAGGACATGGCGGCGGGCCTTGCCAACGCCTCGACCTCGCTCATTCAGCGCAACAAGAACATCCCGGCCAATTTCTCCGGCGATATCAGCGGCGGCAAATCGTGGGACATCGGCGACAGCCGCGTCGGCCTGATCGCCAGCTTCGGCTATAACAACAGCTGGCGCACCCGCGACGCGATCCAGCAGACCGGCGGCCTCAACACGGTCGCCACCGACTTCCGCTCGGTGCGCTCGGACAACCGCATCGTCGTCAACGGCCTGATCGGCCTCGGCGCCGAGATCGGCGAGCACAAGCTGCGCTGGACCAACCTCTATATCCGCGACACGCTGAAGCAGGCGCGGCTTTCCTCGGGCTACAGCCTGTCGGTCGGCGACCCCGATCCGGCGCTGCCGCCGCAGCTCATCCGCCAGGGCAGCGCCTGGTTCGAGCGCCAGCTGATCAACACCCAGTTCGTCGGCGAGTTCGACTTCGACCTCGTCAAGATGGACATCCGCGCGGGCTATGCGAACTCGCAGCGGGAGTCCCCGTACGAGCGCGAGTTCAGCTACGCCTACAGCACCGACGCCAACGACTACGTCAACAACCTGACCGCGACCGGCCAGTCGGCGAGCATCTCGTTCAGTGACCTCAACGAGGACGTCTACAATCTCGGCGCCGATTTCAGCTACGATCTGCCGACGCCGTTCGACGCCAGCCTCGGCTTCGGCCTCGCCTACCTCAACACCAAGCGCACCTCGTCGCGGCGCGACTTCGCGTTCCGCCCGGCCAACACGCTGAACCTCGCGGTCTCGCAGCAGCGCCCCGATTACCTGCTGTCCGACTACAATATCTACACCTACGACATCCTGATGGTGGAGACCTCGGCGCTCGCCGGGGCCGCCGCCTATGAAGCGGATCTCGAGGTGTTCGGCACCTACCTCCAGCTCACCGCCGAGCCGGTCGACGGCGTCCGCTTCAGCGGCGGCGTGCGCTACGAGGACGGCGTCCAGGGCGTTACCCAGATCGACCTGTTCAACCAGGGCGGTCTCGTCCAGACGCGGCCGCTGCATAAGAGCTACTTCCTGCCCGCGGCGACCGTGACCTGGAACTTCGCCGAGGACATGCAGCTGCGCTTCAACGCGTCGAAGACGCTGGCCCGGCCGCAGTTCCGCGAGCTGGCGCCGCAAATCTATCTCGACATCGATTCGGACCGCCAGTTCGTCGGCAATCCGTTCCTGATCGACAGCGAATTGCTCAACGCCGAAGCCCGCTACGAATGGTATTTCGGCCGCGACCAGCGCTTCAGCGTCGCCGGCTTCTTCAAGCGGATCGACAATCCGATCGAGGCGGTCGCGGCCTTCGCCGGCGGCGGCACGCTTCAGACGACCTTCGCCAACGCGCCCAAGGCCGATCTCTACGGCGTCGAGGTCGAGCTTCAGAAATATTTCCCGCTCGAGGGCCTCGGCGGGGACTTCTTCGCGGCGCGGCGGGCGGTGGCGATCGCCAACTATACCTACAGCGACTCCAAGCTGAAGGTGAAGGACGGCGACCAGACGCTGCTCAACGACAATCGCGGCTTCCGCCCGGCGTCGGAAGTGTTCGGCGACGGCGATCCGCTGACCGGCCAGTCCAAGCATATCGCCAACCTCCAGTTCGGCCTCGAGAATACCGACCGCCTGTCGCAGCAGACCTTACTGGTCACCTATGCCAGCAACCGCGTCACCAATCGCGGCCCGGTGCTCGGTTCGATCCGTCAGGCCGACATCGTCGAGAAGCCGGGCCTGCGGCTCGACTTCGTCGCCCGCGAGGGGATCGAGCTGTTCGGCGCGGAACTCGAGCTGAAGTTCGAGGCGCGCAACCTGCTCGGCACGAAATTCTCGGAATATCAGCAGGACGAAATCCGGATCACCAACAACGAATATGATCTCGGCACCAGCTTCTCGCTCGGCCTCGGCTTGAGGTTCTAG
- a CDS encoding type II secretion system protein N, translating into MRIALNPVARRLLRRVPHQTAYSALELLLLALIALQCARLVWTALAPVGPVGAWQAEGVAKPAPAVAGATTGFDPFFRLAEAGPVAVTALDLKLHGVSENRASGGGSAIIATPDGAQRSFAIGDEIAPGATLTAVGFDHVVVSRGGTPERLFLDQSSSAPVVVGVPASAPAAPVTAPAAAKDGAPQ; encoded by the coding sequence ATGCGTATCGCTCTCAATCCGGTCGCCCGCCGCCTGTTGCGTCGGGTCCCCCACCAGACGGCCTATTCCGCGCTCGAGCTGCTGCTCCTGGCGCTGATCGCGCTGCAATGCGCCCGCCTGGTATGGACGGCGCTGGCGCCAGTCGGGCCGGTCGGCGCTTGGCAGGCGGAAGGCGTTGCCAAGCCCGCACCGGCCGTCGCGGGTGCGACGACCGGGTTCGATCCGTTCTTCCGCCTCGCCGAAGCCGGCCCGGTCGCGGTCACCGCGCTCGATCTCAAGCTCCACGGCGTCAGCGAGAATCGCGCGTCGGGCGGCGGCTCGGCGATCATCGCCACGCCGGACGGCGCTCAGCGCAGCTTCGCGATCGGCGACGAGATCGCTCCCGGCGCGACTTTGACCGCGGTCGGCTTCGATCATGTCGTCGTTTCGCGCGGCGGCACGCCCGAGCGCCTGTTCCTCGATCAATCTTCGTCCGCGCCCGTGGTCGTCGGCGTGCCCGCGTCCGCGCCTGCGGCGCCCGTTACGGCCCCGGCCGCTGCCAAGGATGGTGCCCCGCAATGA